The Amycolatopsis viridis genome window below encodes:
- a CDS encoding TFIIB-type zinc ribbon-containing protein: MICPKCQNVMRTVNKNGIHIEQCDGCRGIFLDHGELEQIVGAESAYYGGPAAAPPPYQGVGHSQPYRDSPRPYGGPGYGDSPRPYRGHGYGDSPRPYHGGHYADSPRPYGHRGHRKRSFLEQLFD, encoded by the coding sequence GTGATTTGTCCGAAATGCCAGAACGTGATGCGGACCGTCAACAAGAACGGCATCCACATCGAGCAATGTGACGGTTGCCGGGGCATCTTCCTGGACCACGGCGAGCTGGAGCAGATCGTGGGTGCGGAGAGCGCCTATTACGGCGGTCCGGCCGCTGCTCCGCCGCCGTACCAGGGCGTGGGGCACAGCCAGCCGTACCGGGATTCACCGCGTCCGTACGGTGGTCCTGGATACGGCGACTCCCCCCGTCCCTACCGCGGGCACGGGTACGGTGACTCGCCACGGCCGTACCACGGTGGTCACTACGCCGACTCTCCGCGCCCCTACGGGCATCGGGGTCACCGCAAGCGGAGCTTCCTCGAGCAGCTCTTCGACTGA
- a CDS encoding pyridoxal phosphate-dependent aminotransferase, whose translation MREPALVPRLRPFTSTIFAEMTALAMRTGAVNLGQGFPDTDGPPGMLDAAKNALFGGANQYPPGPGRPELRAAIARHRSRYGLSYDPDTEILVTAGATEAVSAALLALTEPGDEVIVIEPYYDSYAAAVAMAGATRRVVSLTETADGRFAPDLDALRAAVTPATRAILVNSPHNPTGTVFTREELSAIAELCCERDLIAVTDEVYEHLVFDDAEHVPLAAFPGMRDRTVSISSAGKTFNCTGWKIGWVCSSPGLVAAVRAAKQFMTFVSGGPLQPAVAHALDHELPWVESLRTSLAAKRDRLSAGLAAAGFAVRPSRGTYFVCADVRPLGFADAAELAWQLPERVGVAAVPVGAFTDHPAEWQHVLRFAFCKRDDVLDEAIERLHKLA comes from the coding sequence ATGCGCGAACCAGCTCTCGTCCCCCGGCTGCGGCCGTTCACGTCGACCATCTTCGCGGAGATGACCGCGCTCGCCATGCGCACCGGGGCGGTCAACCTCGGCCAGGGCTTCCCGGACACCGACGGCCCACCGGGCATGCTCGACGCCGCGAAGAACGCGCTGTTCGGCGGCGCGAACCAATACCCGCCGGGGCCCGGCCGGCCGGAACTGCGGGCGGCGATCGCGCGGCACCGTTCGCGCTACGGATTGTCCTACGACCCGGACACCGAGATCCTCGTCACTGCCGGCGCCACCGAGGCCGTTTCCGCCGCGCTCCTCGCGCTGACCGAACCCGGCGACGAGGTGATCGTGATCGAGCCCTACTACGACTCCTACGCGGCGGCCGTCGCGATGGCCGGCGCGACCCGGCGGGTGGTGTCGCTCACCGAGACGGCCGACGGGCGGTTCGCGCCCGACCTCGACGCGCTGCGGGCCGCGGTCACGCCGGCGACCCGGGCGATCCTGGTGAATTCGCCGCACAACCCGACCGGAACCGTGTTCACCCGCGAGGAGCTGTCCGCGATCGCGGAGTTGTGCTGCGAACGCGACCTGATCGCGGTGACCGACGAGGTGTACGAGCACCTGGTCTTCGACGACGCCGAGCACGTGCCGCTCGCCGCGTTCCCGGGGATGCGCGACCGGACGGTCTCGATCTCCAGCGCGGGCAAGACGTTCAACTGCACCGGCTGGAAGATCGGCTGGGTGTGCAGCAGTCCCGGGCTCGTCGCCGCGGTGCGCGCCGCGAAGCAGTTCATGACGTTCGTGTCCGGCGGCCCGCTGCAGCCGGCCGTCGCGCACGCGCTCGACCACGAGCTGCCGTGGGTGGAGTCGCTGCGGACGTCGCTCGCCGCCAAGCGGGACCGGTTGTCCGCGGGGCTCGCCGCGGCCGGTTTCGCGGTCCGGCCGAGCCGCGGCACGTACTTCGTGTGCGCCGACGTGCGGCCACTCGGGTTCGCGGACGCGGCCGAACTCGCGTGGCAGCTGCCGGAACGGGTTGGTGTGGCGGCCGTGCCGGTCGGCGCGTTCACCGATCACCCCGCGGAGTGGCAGCACGTGCTGCGGTTCGCGTTCTGCAAACGGGACGACGTCCTGGACGAAGCGATCGAGCGGCTGCACAAGCTGGCTTGA
- a CDS encoding VOC family protein, with the protein MSAVPKLGAIVLDCPDPVALAGFYARLLDLPEPVVGDDRDWVNLSDPSGVRISFQRVESYRPPAWPGQDLPQQLHLDLDVTDLDAAHARALELGAKTLDDEPATFRVYADPAGHPFCLCAC; encoded by the coding sequence ATGAGCGCGGTGCCGAAACTGGGTGCGATCGTTCTGGACTGCCCGGATCCCGTTGCCCTGGCGGGGTTCTACGCCCGCCTGCTCGACCTGCCCGAGCCCGTGGTGGGTGACGACCGGGACTGGGTGAACCTGAGCGATCCGAGCGGGGTGCGGATCTCCTTCCAGCGCGTGGAGTCCTACCGGCCGCCCGCGTGGCCGGGGCAGGACCTGCCGCAGCAGCTGCACCTCGATCTCGACGTCACCGATCTCGACGCCGCCCACGCCCGCGCGCTGGAACTGGGTGCGAAGACGCTCGACGACGAGCCGGCGACGTTCCGCGTCTACGCGGATCCCGCCGGTCACCCGTTCTGCCTCTGCGCCTGCTGA
- a CDS encoding ABC transporter ATP-binding protein: protein MSLLSADGLRKSFGPTEALRGVDFAVDAGEIVAIMGPSGSGKSTLLHCLAGIVRPDSGVVRYRDQDLAAMSDAHRSSLRRTEFGFVFQFGQLVPELSCLENVALPLRLGGTKRKPAEAAAREALDRFELGDLAGKRPGEVSGGQGQRVAIARALVTTPKVVFADEPTGALDSLNGERVMRLLVAAAKELSTAVVLVTHDVRVAAYSDREVIVRDGRTPERVTAR, encoded by the coding sequence ATGAGCCTGCTCAGCGCCGATGGGTTGCGCAAGTCCTTCGGACCGACGGAAGCGTTGCGCGGCGTGGATTTCGCCGTCGACGCGGGCGAAATCGTGGCGATCATGGGGCCGTCCGGATCGGGCAAGTCCACGCTCCTGCACTGTCTCGCCGGGATCGTGCGGCCGGACAGCGGTGTGGTCCGCTACCGCGATCAGGATCTCGCGGCCATGTCCGACGCGCACCGTTCTTCCTTGCGCCGCACCGAGTTCGGGTTCGTCTTCCAGTTCGGCCAGCTCGTTCCCGAGTTGTCCTGCCTGGAGAACGTCGCGCTGCCGCTGCGCCTGGGCGGGACGAAGCGCAAACCCGCCGAGGCCGCGGCACGGGAGGCGCTCGACCGGTTCGAGCTCGGCGACCTCGCCGGGAAGCGGCCCGGCGAGGTGTCCGGTGGCCAGGGGCAGCGGGTGGCGATCGCGCGCGCGTTGGTCACCACGCCGAAGGTCGTCTTCGCCGACGAGCCGACCGGCGCGCTGGACTCCCTGAACGGCGAGCGTGTCATGCGTCTGCTCGTGGCTGCGGCGAAGGAGCTGAGCACCGCCGTCGTCCTGGTCACGCACGACGTGCGGGTGGCGGCCTACTCGGATCGCGAGGTGATCGTCCGGGACGGGCGGACTCCGGAACGGGTGACCGCACGGTGA
- a CDS encoding ATP-binding cassette domain-containing protein, with the protein MLDPRICPRCGDLAEVPAVAGDTRCCHRCGHRWSFRRLPLFALTGPSGAGKSTVGPALVDRLGGRVMVLEQDVLWVAGLRDDVNGHPAFRGTWLRMAAMVHQNGRPVVLCGTVVPPEFETLPERALFSEIHYLALVADPEVLARRLRRRPAWRQWDEPRIAEMLEFNDWLRENAETLDPPVALFDTTTVPLAASVEHVAQWVRSRLP; encoded by the coding sequence ATGCTGGACCCGCGCATCTGCCCTCGGTGCGGGGATCTGGCCGAGGTGCCGGCGGTGGCCGGCGACACCCGGTGCTGCCACCGGTGCGGCCACCGCTGGTCCTTTCGCCGGCTGCCGCTGTTCGCGCTGACCGGGCCGAGCGGTGCGGGCAAGTCGACGGTCGGCCCGGCCCTGGTCGACCGGCTCGGCGGCCGGGTCATGGTCCTGGAGCAGGACGTGCTGTGGGTGGCCGGGCTGCGGGACGACGTGAACGGCCATCCGGCGTTCCGCGGCACCTGGCTGCGGATGGCCGCGATGGTTCACCAGAACGGCCGGCCGGTCGTGCTGTGCGGAACGGTGGTGCCGCCGGAGTTCGAGACCCTGCCCGAGCGGGCGTTGTTCAGCGAGATCCACTACCTCGCCCTCGTCGCCGACCCCGAGGTGCTTGCCCGGCGCCTCCGCCGCCGTCCGGCGTGGCGCCAGTGGGACGAACCCCGTATCGCGGAGATGCTCGAGTTCAACGACTGGCTGCGGGAGAACGCCGAGACGCTCGATCCGCCGGTTGCCCTCTTCGACACCACGACCGTGCCGCTCGCGGCGAGCGTCGAGCACGTGGCGCAGTGGGTGCGATCGCGCCTGCCGTAA
- a CDS encoding DUF445 domain-containing protein produces MEQPTPADISLPPVPDQEGKRRALRRMKLVALAFLLGATVIFLLTTWAQSAGWTGWVGYVRAAAEAGMVGALADWFAVTALFRRPLGLPIPHTAIIPSKKNMIGSSLGEFVGTNFLSEQVIRDKLRRVEVSRRFGEWLAKPENAERVTSELATVVRGVVTVLKDEDVQAVMEQAVVRRVVGQPWGPPLGKLLQQVFADGAHYKLVDLMCDRAYEWVRDNHATVLRVVSERAPSWSPKFVDAMLADKVYGEVLSFAWAVKTDVNHPMRLALDKFLGEFAQDLQNDPETMARAEQVKQQILDHPDVQKLIGSAWSTAKGMLLSAAEDPSSELRRRVREGLRSLGERLVSDEGLGGKVDGWLEGAAAYVVRNYSTEITTIITDTVERWDAEETSRKVELQVGRDLQFIRINGTVVGALAGLVIYTVAQLLF; encoded by the coding sequence GTGGAGCAACCGACCCCCGCTGACATCAGCCTTCCCCCGGTCCCGGACCAGGAGGGCAAGCGGCGGGCGCTGCGCCGGATGAAGCTGGTGGCGCTCGCCTTCCTGCTGGGCGCGACCGTGATCTTCCTGCTGACCACGTGGGCACAGTCCGCGGGATGGACCGGCTGGGTCGGGTACGTGCGCGCCGCCGCCGAGGCCGGCATGGTCGGCGCGCTGGCCGACTGGTTCGCGGTGACGGCGCTGTTCCGGCGGCCGCTGGGCCTGCCGATCCCGCACACGGCGATCATCCCGAGCAAGAAGAACATGATCGGCAGCAGCCTCGGCGAGTTCGTCGGCACGAACTTCCTGTCCGAGCAGGTCATCCGCGACAAGCTGCGGCGCGTCGAGGTCTCGCGGCGGTTCGGGGAGTGGCTGGCCAAGCCGGAGAACGCCGAGCGGGTCACCTCCGAGCTGGCTACCGTCGTGCGCGGTGTGGTGACGGTGCTCAAGGACGAGGACGTGCAGGCCGTCATGGAGCAGGCGGTCGTGCGCCGGGTCGTCGGTCAGCCGTGGGGGCCGCCGCTGGGCAAGCTGCTGCAGCAGGTGTTCGCCGACGGCGCGCACTACAAGCTCGTGGATCTGATGTGCGACCGCGCGTACGAATGGGTGCGGGACAACCACGCGACCGTGCTGCGCGTGGTGTCGGAGCGGGCACCGAGCTGGTCGCCGAAGTTCGTCGACGCGATGCTGGCCGACAAGGTGTACGGCGAGGTGCTGTCGTTCGCCTGGGCGGTCAAGACCGACGTCAACCACCCGATGCGCCTCGCGCTGGACAAGTTCCTCGGCGAGTTCGCCCAGGACCTGCAGAACGACCCGGAGACGATGGCTCGCGCCGAGCAGGTCAAGCAGCAGATCCTCGATCACCCCGACGTGCAGAAGCTGATCGGTTCGGCGTGGAGCACCGCGAAGGGCATGCTGCTCAGCGCGGCCGAGGACCCGTCCAGCGAGTTGCGCCGCCGGGTGCGGGAGGGGCTGCGGAGCCTGGGCGAGCGGCTCGTGTCGGACGAGGGGCTCGGCGGCAAGGTCGACGGCTGGCTCGAAGGCGCCGCGGCGTACGTGGTGCGCAACTACTCCACCGAGATCACCACGATCATCACCGACACCGTCGAGCGCTGGGACGCCGAGGAGACCTCGCGCAAGGTCGAGCTGCAGGTCGGTCGCGACCTCCAGTTCATCCGGATCAACGGCACCGTCGTCGGCGCGCTGGCCGGACTGGTCATCTACACGGTCGCTCAGCTGCTCTTCTGA
- a CDS encoding PadR family transcriptional regulator, translating to MGIGQTLLGLLETGPRHGYELKRAYDERFGHDRPLHYGQVYATLARLLRNGLVTETGIEPGDGPERKSYAITDAGITDVEQWLTTPEKPEAYLQNTLYTKVVLALLSDRDAGMVLDTQRAEHLKVMRDLTRRKAEGDLADTLICDHALFHLEADLRWLELTAARLDELARQVRT from the coding sequence GTGGGAATCGGACAAACACTTCTCGGCCTGCTCGAAACAGGCCCACGGCACGGCTACGAGCTCAAACGCGCCTACGACGAACGCTTCGGCCACGACCGTCCGCTGCACTACGGGCAGGTGTACGCCACGCTGGCGCGCCTGCTGCGCAACGGGCTGGTCACCGAAACCGGGATCGAGCCGGGCGACGGGCCGGAGCGCAAGAGCTACGCGATCACCGACGCGGGGATCACCGACGTCGAGCAGTGGCTCACCACGCCGGAGAAACCCGAGGCGTACCTGCAGAACACGCTCTACACCAAGGTCGTGCTCGCCCTGCTGTCCGATCGGGACGCCGGAATGGTGCTCGACACGCAGCGGGCGGAGCACCTGAAGGTGATGCGTGACCTGACCCGGCGCAAGGCCGAGGGCGACCTGGCGGATACGCTGATCTGCGACCACGCTTTGTTCCACCTGGAAGCCGACCTGCGCTGGCTCGAGCTGACGGCTGCCCGGCTCGACGAGCTCGCCCGGCAGGTGCGCACATGA
- a CDS encoding RNA polymerase sigma factor, translating into MIDSDFVDLLARAWRGDETAWAALVRGLSAVILGVARSHRLGDADACDVCQNTWAALAQRRELRDPARLPGWLATTARRQALRVLQTRRQEVPVERDRPDRGPVPERALLIAERDAVLRDGVAALPVRQRRLVELLLRDPPATHAEIAAELGVAVGSVGPLRRRALDRLRRYLEAHGYDHP; encoded by the coding sequence ATGATCGATTCCGACTTCGTCGATTTGCTGGCTCGTGCGTGGCGCGGGGACGAGACGGCGTGGGCCGCATTGGTGCGCGGGCTTTCGGCCGTCATCCTGGGAGTGGCGCGATCACACCGCCTCGGCGACGCCGACGCCTGCGACGTCTGCCAGAACACGTGGGCGGCGCTGGCGCAGCGGCGCGAGCTGCGCGACCCGGCCCGGTTGCCCGGCTGGCTGGCGACCACCGCGCGGCGGCAGGCGCTGCGGGTACTCCAGACGCGGCGCCAGGAGGTTCCCGTCGAGCGCGACCGGCCGGACCGGGGGCCGGTACCGGAGCGCGCGCTGTTGATCGCCGAGCGGGACGCGGTGCTGCGGGACGGGGTTGCCGCGCTTCCGGTCCGCCAGCGGCGCCTGGTGGAGCTCCTGCTTCGCGACCCGCCGGCGACCCACGCCGAGATCGCGGCCGAGCTGGGCGTGGCCGTGGGCAGCGTGGGCCCGCTCCGGCGGCGCGCACTGGACCGCCTCCGCCGGTACCTGGAGGCGCACGGCTACGACCACCCGTGA
- a CDS encoding FtsX-like permease family protein has product MNWFNDFALGFRLAVGGGRALRANLPRLVLTAIGIGLSLAMLLLLASTIHALGERADRMAGREPVVDGPASLYLDSQTAPVGDRTFTTTWLEAAGPDAPVPPGLAAIPHPGEMVVSPALADRLASDPVLRARFPERVVGVIAPDGLDGPDELFAYVGATGMRAANEGLAISGFGASTAVDTSSPQLIFLLVVAVVVLFVPMLVLLSAAGRIGGAERERRLSTLRLAGARRGQVHRIAAGESLAGALAGGLLGLALYLAVRRPAAGLEFEGISVFRPDFVPGWPLGVVVALLVPVLAIGPAWFGLRRLVVEPLAVLRNAKPERRRLWWRLVLLVLGVVLLLPDKLLGVGSDHPGSTLPFLLAGSTFLLIGVPAVMPWVTEFVVRRSGGGSPAWQLAVRRLQLDSGTPNRVVAGVVVVLAGVITLQTMIGSTAAHADLVQVASGTASLNAAASAEAEALRLLDGAPGLIGAYPVQRLTGKPGDGWPVELLVAPCPVLAHLFGTSGCADGAAYVVDGSGIRPGSTLTVKQVRFTVPAGAQATPPGAAGITHGVGVAVTPAAASRQHLPQDGRMIELLLAPGDPGALDRIRAALGPLAWQTKVFSEDEYLRGSGQDFLAAANGLLYSGGLLGLVIAAVSLLVLLAGQLSERRRAFAAMHASGVPLPVLARSLLWQNAIPLVFGVAVAVAVAIGTGALTVRLMGPHVVLHVDAGFIGTAVAAAAVLVFAVTAAALPGLRAVTRVEALRAE; this is encoded by the coding sequence GTGAACTGGTTCAACGACTTCGCGCTGGGCTTCCGGCTGGCCGTCGGGGGCGGCCGGGCGCTCCGCGCCAACCTGCCCCGGCTGGTGCTCACCGCGATCGGCATCGGCCTGTCGCTGGCGATGCTCCTGCTGCTCGCGAGCACGATCCACGCCCTGGGCGAGCGGGCCGACCGCATGGCCGGGCGGGAACCGGTGGTGGACGGGCCCGCGTCGCTGTACCTGGACTCGCAGACCGCGCCGGTCGGTGACCGGACCTTCACCACCACCTGGCTGGAGGCCGCCGGCCCGGACGCGCCGGTCCCGCCCGGTCTGGCGGCGATCCCGCACCCCGGGGAAATGGTCGTGTCGCCGGCGCTGGCCGACCGGCTCGCCTCGGATCCGGTGCTGCGGGCGAGGTTCCCCGAGCGGGTGGTCGGCGTTATCGCACCGGACGGGCTCGACGGGCCGGACGAGCTGTTCGCCTACGTGGGCGCGACCGGCATGCGCGCCGCGAACGAGGGCCTCGCGATCAGCGGTTTCGGGGCGAGCACCGCGGTGGACACCTCGTCCCCCCAGCTGATCTTCCTGCTGGTCGTCGCTGTCGTCGTGCTGTTCGTCCCGATGCTCGTCCTGCTGAGTGCCGCGGGCCGGATCGGCGGCGCGGAGCGGGAACGACGGCTGTCCACGCTCCGCCTGGCGGGCGCGCGCCGTGGGCAGGTGCATCGCATCGCGGCCGGTGAGTCGCTGGCCGGTGCTCTGGCCGGTGGACTGCTCGGCCTCGCCCTGTACCTCGCCGTGCGCCGCCCGGCAGCGGGTCTGGAGTTCGAGGGGATCAGCGTCTTCCGCCCGGATTTCGTGCCGGGGTGGCCGCTGGGGGTGGTGGTGGCCCTGCTCGTCCCGGTGCTCGCGATCGGGCCGGCGTGGTTCGGGCTGCGACGGCTCGTCGTCGAACCGCTCGCGGTGCTGCGCAACGCGAAGCCGGAGCGGAGGCGGTTGTGGTGGCGGCTGGTTCTGCTCGTGCTCGGGGTCGTGCTGTTGCTGCCGGACAAGCTCCTAGGGGTGGGCTCCGACCACCCGGGCAGTACCCTCCCGTTCCTGCTCGCCGGATCGACGTTCCTGCTGATCGGCGTGCCCGCGGTGATGCCCTGGGTGACCGAGTTCGTGGTGCGGCGCTCCGGGGGCGGGAGCCCGGCGTGGCAACTGGCCGTCCGCCGGCTGCAGCTCGACAGCGGCACCCCCAACCGGGTCGTGGCCGGGGTGGTGGTCGTGCTGGCCGGGGTGATCACGCTGCAGACGATGATCGGTTCGACGGCCGCGCACGCGGATCTGGTGCAGGTCGCCAGCGGCACGGCGTCGCTCAACGCAGCCGCCTCCGCCGAGGCGGAGGCGCTGCGACTGCTCGACGGGGCGCCGGGGCTGATCGGCGCCTACCCGGTCCAGCGGCTGACCGGCAAACCGGGGGACGGGTGGCCGGTCGAGCTGCTGGTCGCGCCGTGCCCGGTGCTGGCGCACCTCTTCGGAACGTCCGGGTGTGCCGATGGTGCCGCCTACGTCGTGGATGGCTCGGGTATCCGCCCGGGTTCGACCCTGACCGTGAAGCAGGTGCGCTTCACGGTCCCGGCCGGGGCGCAGGCCACACCTCCCGGTGCCGCGGGGATCACCCATGGTGTCGGCGTGGCGGTGACGCCGGCGGCGGCGAGCCGGCAGCACCTGCCGCAGGACGGACGCATGATCGAGCTTCTGCTCGCTCCGGGCGATCCGGGCGCGCTGGACCGGATCCGGGCAGCGCTGGGACCGCTCGCGTGGCAGACAAAAGTCTTCAGCGAGGACGAGTACCTCCGCGGCAGCGGCCAGGACTTCCTGGCCGCGGCGAACGGGCTGCTCTACAGCGGGGGCCTGCTGGGTCTCGTCATCGCGGCGGTCAGTCTGCTGGTGCTGCTGGCCGGCCAGCTGAGCGAACGACGGAGGGCCTTCGCGGCGATGCACGCGTCCGGTGTGCCGCTGCCGGTCCTGGCGCGGTCACTGCTCTGGCAGAACGCGATCCCGCTGGTGTTCGGCGTCGCGGTCGCCGTAGCGGTGGCGATCGGCACCGGAGCCCTCACCGTGCGGCTGATGGGCCCCCACGTGGTGTTGCACGTTGATGCCGGGTTCATCGGGACAGCCGTCGCGGCGGCAGCGGTCCTGGTGTTCGCGGTGACCGCCGCGGCGTTGCCCGGGCTCCGGGCAGTCACCAGGGTGGAGGCGCTGCGGGCCGAATGA
- a CDS encoding CGNR zinc finger domain-containing protein, translated as MSSSDVSLVVDFLNTLDVADGTDVLTRSAGWREWSRERGLAAGSASAARTARAALRAAVGDELEAAPLTVPVVVEVDARVGPVLVARDAVGAVMAAAARLVVLGHWPRVKICPAVDCRWAFYDESRNRSRTWCSMRVCGNREKARSWRQRQP; from the coding sequence GTGAGCTCGTCCGACGTGTCACTCGTCGTGGACTTCCTCAACACCCTCGACGTGGCGGACGGCACCGACGTGCTCACCCGCAGCGCCGGGTGGCGCGAGTGGAGCCGGGAACGCGGCCTGGCGGCGGGATCGGCGTCCGCGGCACGGACCGCCCGCGCCGCGCTGCGCGCGGCCGTGGGTGACGAGCTGGAGGCGGCACCGTTGACGGTTCCCGTCGTGGTCGAGGTGGATGCACGTGTGGGACCGGTACTGGTGGCGCGAGACGCGGTGGGCGCCGTGATGGCGGCCGCGGCCCGGCTGGTCGTGCTGGGGCACTGGCCGCGCGTGAAGATCTGCCCGGCGGTCGACTGCCGGTGGGCGTTCTACGACGAGTCGCGCAACCGGTCGCGGACCTGGTGCTCGATGCGGGTGTGCGGCAACCGGGAGAAGGCGCGGAGCTGGCGGCAGCGGCAACCCTGA